Proteins from a single region of Hordeum vulgare subsp. vulgare chromosome 6H, MorexV3_pseudomolecules_assembly, whole genome shotgun sequence:
- the LOC123405693 gene encoding uncharacterized protein LOC123405693, whose protein sequence is MTLRGSAPVHAHRGTDHHHCRAVVEDDAYHALPLRHTVAEEAWSGRESKRLQRRRLVQGPGLVPVIPAPPDAVSISARNLRQEKTIKISRQDSKSLLASEGLMDWKHLSEKLKLHENGVEHITNMNTWNEVRLRLSKKETIDKVLQEEIGREKQRWRQKLYQDNNGNFLGVIEMMAEFDPVMQEHLRRIQNNEIHHHYLGHNIQNELISHLARSAVGLNVQDVRGQGYDNGSNMKGKNQGVQSRLLATNPRALYMLCACHSLNLTLSKKLQSKFVCIDVTLKQIEGAISYFEKYRNEGFSADVDLDDFVSELKVLQMTLPHTLMLADQIFEFVRAAECYPNVSIAYRILLTVPVTVASAERSFSELKLLKNYLRSTMSQERLNGLAMCCIERNMLDIIDLDIVIDDFASTNARKSRFS, encoded by the exons ATGACGCTCCGGGGGTCGGCACCAGTGCACGCGCACCGGGGCACCGACCATCATCATTGTCGTGCGGTGGTGGAGGATGATGCATACCATGCCCTGCCACTGCGCCACACAGTGGCGGAGGAGGCATGGAGTGGCAGAGAGTCGAAGCGTCTCCAGCG TCGCCGTCTCGTCCAGGGCCCTGGTCTCGTCCCTGTTATCCCTGCCCCGCCCGACGCTGTGTCCATCTCGGCAAGAAATCTCAGGCAGGAAAAGACAATCAAGATCAGCAGGCAGGATAG CAAAAGTTTGCTAGCATCTGAGGGATTAATGGATTGGAAACATCTTAGTGAGAAGCTCAAATTACATGAGAACGGTGTTGAGCATATCACTAACATGAATACTTGGAATGAGGTGCGGTTGAGGCTAAGTAAGAAGGAAACAATTGATAAAGTTTTGCAAGAAGAGATTGGAAGGGAGAAGCAGCGATGGAGACAA AAATTATATCAAGATAACAATGGGAACTTTTTGGGAGTAATTGAAATGATGGCAGAATTTGATCCTGTAATGCAAGAGCATCTTCGGCGCATTCAGAATAATGAAATCCATCATCATTATCTTGGCCATAATATACAGAATGAGTTAATTTCCCATCTTGCTCGCAGTG CTGTTGGTTTGAATGTTCAAGATGTACGTGGACAAGGGTATGACAATGGTTCAAACATGAAGGGAAAAAACCAAGGGGTACAGAGCAGATTGCTTGCAACTAATCCAAGAGCATTGTACATGTTGTGTGCTTGTCACAGCCTGAATCTTACTC TGAGTAAGAAATTGCAGTCTAAATTCGTGTGTATTGATGTTACTCTTAAACAGATTGAAGGTGCCATCTCTTATTTTGAGAAGTACAGAAATGAAGGCTTT TCCGCGGATGTTGATTTAGATGATTTTGTTTCTGAACTAAAAGTATTGCAGATGACATTGCCACACACACTCATGTTAGCGGATCAGATATTTGAGTTTGTTAGAGCTGCGGAATGTTATCCAAATGTCTCAATTGCTTATCGTATCCTCTTGACCGTACCTGTCACTGTTGCATCAGCTGAACGGAGTTTCTCAGAATTGAAATTACTGAAAAATTATTTGAGGTCAACCATGTCCCAAGAGAGATTGAATGGTTTGGCCATGTGCTGCATCGAGAGGAATATGTTGGACATCATTGATCTTGACATTGTCATAGATGATTTTGCATCAACAAATGCACGGAAGTCTCGCTTCTCATGA